DNA sequence from the Burkholderia pyrrocinia genome:
ACCGTATCGCCGCCGAACGGCGGAATCACGACCGCGCGCAGGATCGAGATCTTCGGGTACGCATCGACGAACGTGACGTCGGTGTGCCACGAATTCGCCCGGGCGCCGTGCGCGGAATCGAGTTCGAGCAGATGCGCGCTGCCGTCGACGGACGGCACGGTCGGATGCGCGACCGTGTCGCCGAAGCGGCGCGCGAACGCTTCCTGCGCGGTGTCGTCGAGATGGTGCTGGCCACGGAAGAACAGCACCTTGTGGCGCAGCAGCGCGGCCTGGATCGCGTCGAACGTCGCGTCGTCGAGCGTGGCCGACAGCCGGACGCCGGCGATCTCGGCGCCGATCCGGCCGGCAACCTGGCGAAGCTGGAGCGGGGCGGCGGCCGTGCGCGGCGCGGCGTGCGAAGCATGCGAAGACGGGTGGGCGGCGTGCTGGACTTCGGACATCGGGAGTCTCCTGGAGTCGGGTCGGTCGAGTCTCCATTCAAGCAGGGAGCGCGCGGAACCGGAACCGATGAATCGTCACAACCTTAGCGTGCGTGCTGCGATGATCGATATGTGTCGTCATGCTGAGCAATGCGGTCGCGACACGTGTCTACCACGCAAGCCGGAATTCACCGATCCGGTGCGCGTGCGGCGTGTCGATGCGCTTGCCGCCCGCGCCGTCGTCGCGCGGCGTATCGCTATCGTCGAAATCGGCGAGCACCGTATCGCGCAACCGCGCGAATTCCGGCGAATCGCGCCGGCGCGGCCGCGGCAGTGCGACATCGACGATCCGTTCGATGCGGCCCGGGCGCGGCGCCATCGTGACGACGCGGTCGCCGAGATAGACGGCTTCGTCGACGTCGTGCGTGACGAGCATCATCGTGATGCGCTCCTGTTCCCAGATGCGCAGCAATTCGTTCTGCATCCGCGCGCGCGTCTGCGCGTCGAGCGCGCCGAACGGCTCGTCGAGCAGCAGCACGCGCGGCCGGTTCACGAGGCCGCGCGCGATCGCGACGCGCTGCGCCATCCCGCCCGACAACTGGTTCGGAAACGCGTGCTCGAAGCCGTTCAGCCCGACGAGTGCGATGTGGTCGGCTACCGCTCGCTGCTTCGCGGCCGCGTCGAGCGGCGCGTTGCGCAGCGCGGCGCCGATGTTCTGCTCGACGGTGAGCCACGGAAACAGCCGGTGATCCTGGAACACGATCCCGCGCTGCAGCGACGTGTCGCGCACGCGTTCGTCGCCGGCGCGAATCTCGCCCGTGTAGTCGGTGTCGAGCCCCGCGATCAGCCGAAGCAGCGTGGACTTGCCGCAGCCGCTCGCGCCGACGATCGTGACGAATTCGCCGGCGCGCACGTGCAGCGACACGTCGTCGAGCACGGCGAGCACCGCGCCGCGTTGTGCGTAGTGCTTGCTTACATGGAGGATGTCGAGCGAGTCGGAGGCGAGGGTCGTCATGGCGGAGCGAGGAGGGTTGCGACAGGGAAGGAGCGTGAGATCAGCGCGGCAGGTCGCCGCGCCGGGCCAGCACCTTGCGTTCGATCGCACGCGCGATCGCGTTCAGTGCCCAGCCGGTCACGCCGACCACGATGATCCCGAACAGCACGAGATCCATCCGGAATTGCTCGCTGCCGTCGATCAGCGTGTTGCCGATCCCGCTGCCGGCGACGAGCAGGTATTCGGCGCCGAGCGTTGCGAGCCACGAATAGATCAGGCCGAGATACAGCCCGGTGAAGATCGACGGCAGTGCGGCCGGCAGGATCACGTAGCGGACGAGCTGGAGCCGCGAATAGCGCAGCGCGCGGGCGACGTCGACATACGCGCGCGGCACCGCGTGAATGCCGTCGCAGGTGTGCGCGGCGACGGGCAGCAGCGCGGCGAGCGACAGGAACACGACCTTGGCGACGTCGCCGAGGCCGAACCACACGGAAATCAGCGGAATCCACGCGAACAGCGAGATCTGCTTGAACGTGTCGAAGCTCGGGCCGACGATGCGCGCGGCGATGCGCGACAGCCCGAGCGCGATGCCGAGCAGCAGCCCGCCCGTCGCGCCGATCGCGAAACCGCAGGCTTCGCGCGCGAGCGACGCGGACAGTGCGCGGCCGAGCGCATCGCTCGTGACCTGCGACCACGCGGTGTGCAGCACGTCGGCCGGGCCGACGAGCAGCCCGCTTTTCACGAGGTGCGCGGAAGCGATCGCCCACCAGAGTGCGAACGCGACGAGCGGCAGCACGAAGCCGCGCCAGTCGGGCGCATGCAGGCGGCGGGCGGCTGCGACGGACGACGGCGCGGCAGCCGGCGCGAGCGTCGACGTGACGGAGTGCGGCATCGGGTAGTCTCCTTCGGTTGGGCGGGCAGGCCGGCTCAGCCGCGGAACGCGGACGGCACGCCGCGGCGCAGGCGCGCTTCGAGTGCGTCGAGCAGCCGGTTGATCAGCAGGCCGACCGCGCCGACCACGACCACGGCCGCCATCACGAGATCGAGCTGGAACAGTTGCCGGCCGTACACGATCAGGTAGCCGAGCCCTTCGGAAGACGCGACGAGCTCGACGACGACGAGCGCGAGCCACGACTTCGTGAAAGCGAGCCGCACGCCGGTCGCGAGCGTCGGGATCGCGGCCGGCAGCACGACGTGGACGATGCGTTGCCGGCGCGTGTAGCCGAACCCGCGCGCGACTTCGTCGAGCGCAGGCGGCGTCTGGCGAAACCCCTGCAGCGTGCTCATCGTGACGGGGACGAGCGCCGCATGCGCGATCAGCAGGTACTTGAGCGGTTCGCCGACGCCGACGAGCAGCAGCAGGAACGGCAGCCAGCCGAGCACCGGGATCTGCACGAGCGCGTTGAAGCTCGGCAGTACATAGGCTTCCAGCGTGCGCGACAGGCCGAGCGCGACGCCGATCGCGAAACCGAGCAGCGAGCCGGCCGCGAAGCCGACCAGCACGCGCTGCAGGCTGATCAGCGTGTGGCGTGCGAGATCGCCGCTCGTCGCAAGCTCGGCGAGCGCGTCGTACACGCGTTCGGGCGGCGGCAGGATCTGCGGTGCGATCCAGCCGCGCGCGCTGCCGACGCTCCACAGCGCGAACAGCAGCGCGGGCAGCACCCACGGCGCGAGCTGCCATGCCAGCCGCTTCAAGCTCGCCGCGCGGCGCGGCTGCGCGGCGAGCGCATGCGGCTCGGACGACTGAATCGGGATCGCGGTGTCGCTCATCGGGGCGGGTCCGGGTCAGGAAAGGGGCTTGCCGGCCGCGTCGTAGCGCGGCCAGTAGTGTTCGAGCTTCAGCGTACGCAGCGCGTTGTCGAGATACTTCGGCTCGAACCAGCCGTCGACGTCGACCGGCTGGCGGATCAGCTTCAGCTTCAGCGCATCCTGTGCGACGGCCTTGTAGCGCGCGACGAGGAACGGATCGATTAGCGGCGACAGGCGATCCTTCAGGCGCTGGTTCGCATAGTCGGCCTGCCACGACGAATACGGGACGCCGCTCTTCGCCCACAGCTTGAACAGCGCATCGCGGTTCGCCTCGTCGGACGACCATTGCGCGCCCTTGACCAGCGCGGTGACGACGCGCTGCACGATGTCCGGATGCGCGCGTTCGAAATCGTCGAGCACGAGCAGGTGGGTCTGGCGCGTGTACTGCGGGCCGTCGTTCTGCGATTCGTAGATGATCTTCGCGAGCCCCGCATCGCGCAGCTTGTATAGCTGGTAGTCGCCCACCGACGCGTCGATGCCTTTCGACGCGAGCGCGGCGAGCGAGCTTGCGGCGTCGAGATTGATCACGCGCAGGTCGCGTTCGCCGAGGCCGTTCTTCGCGAGCGCGTTGTCGGCGACGAGCTGCAGGTTCGTGCCGCGGAAGATCGACACGCGGCGGTCTTTCAGGTCGGTGATCGAACGGATGCCGGAGTCGGGCGGCACCGCGATCTTCACGCCCGAGCGCACGCTCGCAGCAAGCAGCAGGTGCGTCTTGATCCCGTTCGAGCGTGCGAGCACGGCCGGCAGGTCGCCCTGGTATGCGAAGTCGAGTGCCTTGTTGGCGATCGCCTCGTTGACGGCCGGCCCCGCGCCCTTGAAGAACAGCCACTGCACGTTGATGCCGTCGGCCGCGAACTCCTTTTCGACCAGTTGCTGCAATTGCGCGGTGGCGGCGCTGGAGCCGCCGAAGGTCGGCGGATCGCCGGCGCCCTGCTGGGCGACGCCGATGCGGATGGTGGCGGGCTTGTCGGCGTGCGCGGCGGCGGCCGCCAGTGTCATCAGCGTGGCCGCCAGCAGCGATCGCAGCAGGCGCAGCGGAAACGGGAATCGATCGGTCATGGTGCGTCGGGTAGCGTGAAAATGAAATCGGACGGGGAGGCGTCGAGCCATTCTGGTGGACGCTTCCGGCGCGGGACAAACAACGATTTGAACTATGCTTATCGCCGCCTTGCGGGTTGCGCTTTGCGGGGCCGGGCGCGCCGGTTCCGCGAACGGAAAGCAGATTTGCATATATCGCGGAATCGTTCAGGATTCCGATCATGTTGATTGGCGTCGCTTGCTAATCAGGCAAGCGCCGGCTGGAAAATTCCTGAAATGGCGAAATCGCGGATTTGCGAGATCGCGGATTCGCATGTCGATCGGCATGCGAATCAGGGCGGTGAAATCGACATCAGTCGGTTCAGAAAAACTGATCCGGACCTGTCATATTTGCCGAGTTGGCGGACGGAGCTTGAACGAATTGCCGCCCGGCACACGCGAACCGCTGCGTGAAACGGTGCGCACGGCCCATCCGGCATACCGAAAAATCGAATGGAAACGGGTTATCCGCCAGACGGGAAATGACGCATCGCGACAGTTAACATGCTTACATCGACGTCTGAATGCCGCGACAAAGAATTTCGACAGACACCTTCATGAATTTCATCATTGCAGGGTGCTATCCATAAATACATTCCGACGCCAAATTATTTGAAATCGTCTCAAAAATTGTCTATACCCTAGACGAATCAGTGCGGTCGGCGTCGTACCGGCGCGGCTGCACGACAGATGTGCGAATGAAACGATCGATGCCGTCGTTGCATGCCGCGCGTCGCAGCGATCGAATGGACTTTCGGGGAATGCGAACGGCCTCATGCGGGCGGTCCGCATGAGTCGCAAATGGGCGAACGCCATATGCAGCCGCCGGACCCATGCAGCGTCTCTACGTTCAACGGTCGATCATCGACCCCGTCACACGGAGGTTGCCATGCTGCAATACGTCAAGTCCCTGCTGCGTGATGAACGCGGCGTCAGCTCGCTCGAATATGCGGTGCTGGCCGGCATCGTCGTGGTCGCGCTGGCAGCGGTCGGCGTGATCCTCAGCAGCACTTCCGGCGGCTTGCCGAGCGTGTTCACGGCGCTGATCACGAAGGTGACGAGCCTGATCTGATCCCCTGAACCCGCGCGCCGCCGACGAATACACGGATCCGCAGCGGTAGAACGTATCCAGCCGGGGGTGCGCCGATGGACGGCTCTCCCATGCTCACTCTCGTGCAGTCGGTGGCCACGGTCGTGCTGGCGTCGCTCGCGGCGCAGGACCTGCGCGACCGGCGCCTGTCCAATCGCGCGGTGCTGGCGTTCGCGATGCTGTATTTCGTCGCGGCGGCGCTCGCTCGCGAAGGGCTCGCGCCGCTGGCCGGCCACCTCGCGACCGCCGCGGCGATGCTGCTGCTGTTCGGCGGCTTGCGCCACGCGGGCTGGATCGGCGGCGGCGACGTCAAGCTGGCGGCGGCGGTATTCCTGTGGGCCGGCCCGACGCTGGCGTTCCCCGTGTTGACGATCGTCGGCGCGGGTGGCGCGTTATGCGGCCTCGCCGCGCTCGCGGCCGTCGCGTGGCAGCGGCGCGCCACGCCCGCCCGTGCGGTCGCCGCGCGCGGCGTGCCGTACGGGCTCGCGCTCGCGCTCGGCGGTGCGCTGGCCGTCTGGGCGCCGTTTCCGCACGCGGTTTCGCTTACCTAGCCGGGGGACGCACGCCGCCATGCCCAAACCTCTGAGAATGGCCGTGCTGATCATCGCTGCCGGCATCGGCGCATTCATCCTGCGCGAACTGTACGTCGCCGCGTCGACGCCGTCGGCACCCGGCGAACCGGATCAGGCGCGCGTGCGCGTCGCGGCCGCCGATCTGCCGGAAGGGCTGCTGCTGCGCGACAACGATCTCGCGTGGAAGCGCATGCCGCGCGCGCAGGTGCCGCCGGGCGCATTCGTCGAGTCGCAGCCGGGCGCCGACCTG
Encoded proteins:
- a CDS encoding Flp family type IVb pilin; the protein is MLQYVKSLLRDERGVSSLEYAVLAGIVVVALAAVGVILSSTSGGLPSVFTALITKVTSLI
- a CDS encoding ABC transporter substrate-binding protein, with amino-acid sequence MTDRFPFPLRLLRSLLAATLMTLAAAAAHADKPATIRIGVAQQGAGDPPTFGGSSAATAQLQQLVEKEFAADGINVQWLFFKGAGPAVNEAIANKALDFAYQGDLPAVLARSNGIKTHLLLAASVRSGVKIAVPPDSGIRSITDLKDRRVSIFRGTNLQLVADNALAKNGLGERDLRVINLDAASSLAALASKGIDASVGDYQLYKLRDAGLAKIIYESQNDGPQYTRQTHLLVLDDFERAHPDIVQRVVTALVKGAQWSSDEANRDALFKLWAKSGVPYSSWQADYANQRLKDRLSPLIDPFLVARYKAVAQDALKLKLIRQPVDVDGWFEPKYLDNALRTLKLEHYWPRYDAAGKPLS
- a CDS encoding prepilin peptidase: MLTLVQSVATVVLASLAAQDLRDRRLSNRAVLAFAMLYFVAAALAREGLAPLAGHLATAAAMLLLFGGLRHAGWIGGGDVKLAAAVFLWAGPTLAFPVLTIVGAGGALCGLAALAAVAWQRRATPARAVAARGVPYGLALALGGALAVWAPFPHAVSLT
- a CDS encoding ABC transporter permease — encoded protein: MPHSVTSTLAPAAAPSSVAAARRLHAPDWRGFVLPLVAFALWWAIASAHLVKSGLLVGPADVLHTAWSQVTSDALGRALSASLAREACGFAIGATGGLLLGIALGLSRIAARIVGPSFDTFKQISLFAWIPLISVWFGLGDVAKVVFLSLAALLPVAAHTCDGIHAVPRAYVDVARALRYSRLQLVRYVILPAALPSIFTGLYLGLIYSWLATLGAEYLLVAGSGIGNTLIDGSEQFRMDLVLFGIIVVGVTGWALNAIARAIERKVLARRGDLPR
- a CDS encoding ABC transporter permease; amino-acid sequence: MSDTAIPIQSSEPHALAAQPRRAASLKRLAWQLAPWVLPALLFALWSVGSARGWIAPQILPPPERVYDALAELATSGDLARHTLISLQRVLVGFAAGSLLGFAIGVALGLSRTLEAYVLPSFNALVQIPVLGWLPFLLLLVGVGEPLKYLLIAHAALVPVTMSTLQGFRQTPPALDEVARGFGYTRRQRIVHVVLPAAIPTLATGVRLAFTKSWLALVVVELVASSEGLGYLIVYGRQLFQLDLVMAAVVVVGAVGLLINRLLDALEARLRRGVPSAFRG
- a CDS encoding ABC transporter ATP-binding protein, translated to MTTLASDSLDILHVSKHYAQRGAVLAVLDDVSLHVRAGEFVTIVGASGCGKSTLLRLIAGLDTDYTGEIRAGDERVRDTSLQRGIVFQDHRLFPWLTVEQNIGAALRNAPLDAAAKQRAVADHIALVGLNGFEHAFPNQLSGGMAQRVAIARGLVNRPRVLLLDEPFGALDAQTRARMQNELLRIWEQERITMMLVTHDVDEAVYLGDRVVTMAPRPGRIERIVDVALPRPRRRDSPEFARLRDTVLADFDDSDTPRDDGAGGKRIDTPHAHRIGEFRLAW